The genomic region TTTCCAGGCCAGGTACAGGCGCACCGCCTGCGCCAGGCTGTCCCAACGCCCGGCGTCGGTGGCGAGGAAGACAAGCATGTTGCGGTACAGCCGGGGCATATTGCCGCGCTCTTCGAGAATGCGCGCGGCCAGCTGGAGGGCCCGGGTTTCCTCGAGGCCCTTGCGGTGCGCTTCCCGCGGCGGCAAGATGACCAGGCGCACGGCCGGCTCGTCGGCCACTTCCTGGCCGTCATAGGGGGCCACATGGACAGCGTGGAACGGCCCCTTCTCGCGTTTTACGTGCTCGCGCAGACGGCGGATGATTTCCGCCTCCACGTCCTGGTCCGTCCACTGGCCGGCCCGTTCCTGGGCCACGCGGTTGACGGTGGCGCGGGTGCTGAACCAGTACCGTCGGCCGTCGGCATAGAGGTAGGTCAGCTCCTCCTGCAGCCGGCGCAGGGCGTCGCCGAATACGTGCACCTGCTCGCCCGGGAGCACGCAGCCGAGCAGAATGCGACCTTCTTCGATGCCCCGCGTGCCGCTTGTTTGCGTACCGTGGGGCGCGGTACCCAGAAAGATCGTGCGTGCCACGCGGCGGCAGGCCGACAGCCGGCCAAAGTGGGGATTGGCCAAGTCGAGCTGGTGGGCGCGCGACTGTTCACCGTCCACATCGGCGTCAAGGACCGGGTGCCAGCCGTACTCGAGCACCTTGGTCAGCTCGGAGGCCACCTGCTGGCTGTCGAGGGGCAGGGTGCCGGGCAGGATCACCACCGAACGGTCCCCCACCTGCCACAGGCGGTGGATCACCAGGGCCATGAACCGCAGGACGCCGCGGGTGCGCTGGAAGCGTTCCAGCGTCGACCAGTCCTCGTACAGGCGGTCAAACAGTTCCGGATGGATGGGGTAGGCCATGCGGAACCGCCGCTCGTATTCCCGCTCCTGCACGTGGCTGGGAAAGAGCGTGCGGTTGTTGCGGTAGAAGGCTATGAATTCGCGCACCACTTTGTCCCGGGCCTCTTCGTCGATGTGTTTGAAGAGGCGCCGCCGCACGATCTCCATGCTTTCTTCGCGCGTCGCTGGCTTCCAGATCGTCTCCAGGCGGCCAAAGGTGTGCTGGAGGCGTTCGAGGGCGGCGCGCCCCCCTTCCCCGCCCACCTCGATGTCCGATTGCGGGATGCTGGCCACCACCAGCGCGTCCTTGACCCGCTTGGCCCCTTCGGTCAGGGTCTGCACAAAGGTCAAGTTGGCGTCAAAGCTGCCGGCGGGAAGGCGCAGGTCAGCATCTGGATGGTAGAGGTTGCGGACAAAGGCCACCCACTCGTCGATCAGGATGAGGGCCGGGCCGTAGCGGAACAGGAGCTCCTTCACCTTGTCGGAACCCGGAGCAATGCCCGTCTCGTCCTCCCGGCGCACCAGCTCGTAGGCTTCCTTGCCGCCCAGCTGGTAGGCGATCTCGCCCCACAGGGTGTGCGTCACCACCCCATCGGGATAGACGCGCGGTTCGGTGGGCGACAGCTTGGTGCCGACGATGACGGCACGGTTGGCCACCGGAAGGTCCTCGTCCACCTCGCGCACCAGCTCGGCCAGGTCGGGCACCTCGGAAAGGCGCACCTCCCCGCCGAAGAGGTGGTACAGGGCGAGCATGGTATGGGTTTTGCCGCCGCCGAAGGAGGTCTGCAGCTGCACCACCGGGGCGCCGCCCTTTCCGGTGAGGCGCAGAATGGCCAGCTTCAGCACCTCGCGCAGCCCCTCGGTGAGATATGTGCGGCGGAAGAATTCCGTGGGATCCTGGTATTCCGGCTCGGCCTCGCCGGCGATCACCTGGGCCAGGTCGCAGGCGAATTCGGCTTCCTGGAAGCGGCCCTGGGCTACGTCGTCGTGGGGCGTGGCCACCTCGCGCCAGGGCTTGAGGTGGGCATGGGCCTCCACGCGGGTGGGCTCGAGGGTGCGCTGCTGGGCCAGCTTGCGCTCTTCTTCCCGCAGCAGCACCAGCTGCAGGTCGCGCACCATCTTCCCCACCTCGTCCGCCCGGGGCGAGCGGATGGCGGTGAGGAGGCGGTGCATTGTGTCGAGGGCGCGCAGGGCATCGCCGGTGGAAAAGGGCTGCTGATGGGCCCACTGGTTGCGCACCTCGCGCAGCTCGCTGACGTAGCTGCGCTCGCTGTGCCCAAACTGACCGGCAAAGAGGGTGCGCCAGTTGTTCCACATGACGATGAGGAGGGCCTGCACGTCAAGCTTGGCAAACTTCTCGTCGTCGGGCCCCTCATGGCGGATGGCGTCGATACCCACCGTGCCCGTCAGGTGCGGCTCCACACCTTCCACAAACCAGCCGCGGCCGAAATGGGCCTTCAACCTGCTCCTCAGGTAGTCGCCGAGGGCTTCCTGGAGAATTTCCAACCCCTTCCCCACCCGTTCGCGGTTGCTCGTGGCCATGGAAGTCCCCTCCTCTCCCCGTTTCGGACGTTTTTCTTTCGTGCATTGGAACGTTCTTGTAGCCTGGTGCGAAAACCTTACCACAGCAGCGAGCCGGTTGTGCTGGATGTCAGGCTCCCAGCCTTTTCTTTGAGGCGCGGCCACAGCGTCACGAGCAGGTTGAAGGCCAGCGCGTCGGCGGCCAGCTGCTTGCGGTCGCACAACGTGTACAAGCGGTAGGCCAGCTCGCGCACCCCATCGGCGCGCGCCCCGAGCCGGGCCAGAAGGGCAGCGGCGGCCTCTTCCCCGCGCCGTTCAAGGGCCTGGGCCACGTAATGGACGGCCTCCCACAGCGCCAGGCGCGAGTCGGCTTCCGGATCCCACTCATCGCGGTATTCTTCCCGGTTTTTTAGACGCACCTTCCCCGCTCGGGCTTCGAGAATGCCTGCCTCCTCCAGCCCCTTGACGCTCGTGTTCTTGGCCACGGCCAACGTCTCGGCATCGCCGTAGGGCCCCTCGCGGTAGCCGTACTGCTCAAACCAGGCCAGTGCCCAGCGCGTGTCGGCATCGTAGTCGCCTTCCTGTTCGGCAAGGAGCTCGTCCAGCACCTGGTTGATGAGCCCCAGCGCCGTGCGGACGGTCATCGGGGAGCCGTCGGCCTCCAGCACCTGCTTGTATCGCGAGAAGACGGCCATGCCCGGACCGATGAGGGCCTGGGCCAGGTCGACGGGGGCGATGTTGCCGCTCTTGAGCATCTGCAGCGCCTCGGCCAGCTCCCGGCGCAGCTGGGTGAGGAAGGTTCGCCGCGGCACGACGGGCGCGTCTTCCGGGCGCGGGCGCAGGGCCAGGACGATGGAGGAGGCGAGGGCGTTGGTGCCGAGGGCTACTGAACGATTCCCCATTTCGGTACGCATGGGCCACGTGGCGGTAATTTGAAAACCTTCGCTCAAAAGAGCACTGAGCATCGATTCCCATCCCGTCGAAGCAACGGAGCTCCTACCTTTACCCTCACCCTCTTCTGTTTCACTTTCCTGCTGCTTAAATGCGTAGTAAATGGTCATCGGGTAGTCGGGATGGGCGCGCTGCCGCATCAAGCGGAAGGCACAGCGTAAGCCTTCTTCAAAATGGCGCTTGGCTGTTTCCTTGTCGCCACCGAAGCGGTATGGTGTGGCCACCAGTTCCTCGGTCTTGGGCACTAGCAGGGTGGCAAAAAGATCTGGATAAACCGAACGCAGATTTCTCCGTAGCCAAACGTAGAAGAAGTCCAATAGATCTGCGTAACCAATGTTGTCGTAATACGGCGGATCGGTGGAGACGACGAAGGAGCGGCCATTGGGGATCGCATTAGCTGCATCGGCCTGCATCGCGTACCCTTTAGGTTGAACTGTTAAACACTTTACCACTTCAGCTACCCATTCTACTGCACCTACCCAATTACCACTGGAATCACTAAATGGATTGCCTTCGGCGTAATCCCAAACCATAGGAATGGCTTGCCGCGCAAAGGTGTTACGTATTTTTACA from Calditerricola satsumensis harbors:
- a CDS encoding DUF499 domain-containing protein, which encodes MATSNRERVGKGLEILQEALGDYLRSRLKAHFGRGWFVEGVEPHLTGTVGIDAIRHEGPDDEKFAKLDVQALLIVMWNNWRTLFAGQFGHSERSYVSELREVRNQWAHQQPFSTGDALRALDTMHRLLTAIRSPRADEVGKMVRDLQLVLLREEERKLAQQRTLEPTRVEAHAHLKPWREVATPHDDVAQGRFQEAEFACDLAQVIAGEAEPEYQDPTEFFRRTYLTEGLREVLKLAILRLTGKGGAPVVQLQTSFGGGKTHTMLALYHLFGGEVRLSEVPDLAELVREVDEDLPVANRAVIVGTKLSPTEPRVYPDGVVTHTLWGEIAYQLGGKEAYELVRREDETGIAPGSDKVKELLFRYGPALILIDEWVAFVRNLYHPDADLRLPAGSFDANLTFVQTLTEGAKRVKDALVVASIPQSDIEVGGEGGRAALERLQHTFGRLETIWKPATREESMEIVRRRLFKHIDEEARDKVVREFIAFYRNNRTLFPSHVQEREYERRFRMAYPIHPELFDRLYEDWSTLERFQRTRGVLRFMALVIHRLWQVGDRSVVILPGTLPLDSQQVASELTKVLEYGWHPVLDADVDGEQSRAHQLDLANPHFGRLSACRRVARTIFLGTAPHGTQTSGTRGIEEGRILLGCVLPGEQVHVFGDALRRLQEELTYLYADGRRYWFSTRATVNRVAQERAGQWTDQDVEAEIIRRLREHVKREKGPFHAVHVAPYDGQEVADEPAVRLVILPPREAHRKGLEETRALQLAARILEERGNMPRLYRNMLVFLATDAGRWDSLAQAVRLYLAWKSVEEDSEQLNLDMHQQHMVKSQIRHWDQTVNVRLQEAYDWLLVPTQDGIGPVQWEALRLAGTGGENLAVRAGNKMEESGHLVLSFHPQLLAGELQTWLWRDHRHLPIQEVWTCYARYLYLSRLRDASVLKRAVEEGLASKEHFGYAKAAHDDGTYEGFMFGIIGARISVKEGVLIRPDVARAYEETLKKRDGKHDDEHDDNEGTGGDKDPGGSGGGAVDPPGPGPGPRPIDPPVDPPIVPPPPKVRRLNLFANVPPERLIGKSSEIFQEVLTHLLSLDGAEVEVNLDITVRIPNGLPGHVRRVINENARVLGVQVVEYEE
- a CDS encoding DUF1156 domain-containing protein, whose product is MAYRKKLIEVALPLEAINRESAREKSLRHGHPSTLHLWWARRPLAAARAVLFASLVDDPGNDLPPDAAAKERERLHRLIERLVKWENAHDEAVLHEARLEIARSLAREKGLALPDPPTPEAVRAFLEEHAPPVLDPFAGGGSIPLEAQRLGLMPVASDLNPVAVLLNKALIEIPPRFAGRPPVNPEARRRLADGDWKGATGLAEDILYFGRWMRDEAEKRIGHLYPKVRLPEEQGGGEATVIAWLWARTVRCPNPACGAEMPLVRSFWLSKRKGNEAWVEPVVDRTQTPPVVRFVVRTGHGAPREGTVNRRGATCICCGSPVTFPYIRGEGKAGRMGARLMTIVAEGARGRVYVEANREHERLASLAQPDWKPEAFLPLNNPRNFNTPIYGLTTYAHLFTSRQLVALNTFSDLLDEVEKQVRDAAVAVGFANDNVPLKEGGSGAKAYAEAVRVYLALSIDRLADRGSTICGWDTGYVKIRNTFARQAIPMVWDYAEGNPFSDSSGNWVGAVEWVAEVVKCLTVQPKGYAMQADAANAIPNGRSFVVSTDPPYYDNIGYADLLDFFYVWLRRNLRSVYPDLFATLLVPKTEELVATPYRFGGDKETAKRHFEEGLRCAFRLMRQRAHPDYPMTIYYAFKQQESETEEGEGKGRSSVASTGWESMLSALLSEGFQITATWPMRTEMGNRSVALGTNALASSIVLALRPRPEDAPVVPRRTFLTQLRRELAEALQMLKSGNIAPVDLAQALIGPGMAVFSRYKQVLEADGSPMTVRTALGLINQVLDELLAEQEGDYDADTRWALAWFEQYGYREGPYGDAETLAVAKNTSVKGLEEAGILEARAGKVRLKNREEYRDEWDPEADSRLALWEAVHYVAQALERRGEEAAAALLARLGARADGVRELAYRLYTLCDRKQLAADALAFNLLVTLWPRLKEKAGSLTSSTTGSLLW